DNA sequence from the Streptomyces sp. MST-110588 genome:
GTTGTACTGCTGGTGCTGCTGATGCTGCCCGTGCTGCTGCTGGTGGGGGTGGTGAGGGTCGTGGGACTGCTGGGGGTAGTGACCGCCGGCCTGCCGTTCGTCCCAGTGCTGTCCCGACGGGTCCGCGTACCCCTGGTGGTGCGAGGGGTTGCCGTATCCGCCCTGCTGCTGACCGGTCTGGTAGGGATCGTGTCCCGGCTGGTGCGGCCCGGCTCCGTAGGAGGGGCCGCCGTGCTGCGACGGGTGTGGCTGCTGAGGCTGCTGCGACTGGGGGTCACCTCCGTACGGACCCGGTCTCCGTAGAGCGGGTCCTCCGGATGCCACGGTTCGGAGCCGTAGCCCCGGCCATACTCAGTCATCGATCCCCTAGAGCCGCGAGGCGGTGCGCTCCATGGTGGCAGCGCTTCTGTCGTACCGGTCCGCCTCTTCTTGCACGCGCGGCTGTTCGAACCGCCGCCGCGTCGCGCGGAACGTTACCGTACCGCGATCAGATGACCACTTCGACGCTCTCGCCCGGCGGTCGCCCGGACACCCGTTCGGTCTCCAGCGCGCTCTGCAGGATGACCACCGCTGCCGCCTGGTCCACGACCGAGCGGCCCTTCTTGCTCCTGACCCCCGAGGCCCGCAACCCCTGTGTCGCTGTGACGGTTGTCATGCGCTCATCGACCAGCCGGACGGCCACGGGAGCGATCCCCTTGGCCATCTCCTGGGCGAAGGCCCGGACCTTGGCCGCGGCCGGCCCCTCTCCCCCGTTGAGGGAGCGGGGCAGACCGACGACGACCTCGATGGGCTCGTACTCCTCGACAATCGCCTTGAGCCGCCGGTGCGCTGAGGGAACGTCACGTCCGGGGACGGTCTCCACCGGAGTGGCGAGCACCCCGTCGGGGTCGCACGAGGCGACCCCGATCCGGGCGTCCCCGACGTCGATGGCCAGGCGCCTGCCGCGCCGCATGGAGGTCACGGCGCTCAGGCCGCCTCGGCCACGAGCCGCTCGACGGCCTCGATGGCCTCGGGCACGGCGGCGGCGTTCTGACCGCCGCCCTGGGCGACGTCCGGCTTGCCGCCGCCGCCTCCGCCGAGCGTCTTGGCGGCCGTACGGACCAGGTCACCGGCCTTGACGCCGCGCTCGCGGGCGGCCTCGTTGGTGGCGATGACCGTCAGCGGGCGGCCATTGGCCACCGTGAACAGCGCGACGACGGCCGGCCGGTCGCCCGGGATGCGGCCCCGTACGTCCAGCACCAGCTTGCGCAGGTCGTCGGCCGAGGTGCCCTCGGGCACCTGGGCGGCGACCAGGGCCAGCCCGCGGACGTCCTTGGCGCCCGCGGCCAGCCCGGCGGCGGCCTGGAGCACCTTCTCGGCGCGGAACCGCTCGATCTCCTTCTCGGCCTCCTTGAGCTTGGCCAGGACGCCGGAGATCTTCTCGGGCAGCTCGTCCGGGCGGCCCTTGACCAGCTCGGTGAGCTGCGAGACGACCGTGTGCTCGCGGGCGAGGAACTTGTAGGCGTCCACGCCGACCAGGGCCTCCACGCGGCGTACGCCGGAGCCGATGGAGGACTCGCCGAGCAGCTTGACCAGGCCGAGCTGGGCGGTGTTGTGGACGTGGGTGCCGCCGCACAGCTCCTTGGAGAAGTCGCCGATGGTCACCACGCGGACCCGGTCGCCGTACTTCTCGCCGAACTCGGCGATGGCGCCCTGCTTCTTGGCCTCCTCCATGCTCATGACCTCGGCGTGTACGTCGAGTTCACGGGAGAGCACCTCGTTGATCTTCTGCTCGACGTCGGTGAGGACCGTGCCGGGTACGGCGGTCGGCGAGCCGAAGTCGAAGCGGAAGCGGCCCGGGGAGTTCTCCGAGCCGGCCTGTGCGGCCGTGGGGCCCAGGGCGTCACGCAGCGCCTGGTGGGTGAGGTGGGTGGCGCTGTGGGCGCGGGCGATGGCGCGGCGGCGCCTGACGTCGATGGCGGCGTACGCGGCTGCGCCGAGGACGACCTCGCCGACCTGGACGGTGCCCTTGTGCACGATGACGCCGGGAACCGGCTGCTGGACGTCGCGGACCTCGATCACGGCGCCGTTGTCGAGCTTGATGCGGCCGGTGTCGGCGAGCTGGCCGCCGCCCTCGGCGTAGAAGGGGGTGCGGTCCAGGACGACCTCGATGTCGTCGCCCTCGTGGGCGGCCGGGGCGGAGAGGCCGTTGACGACCAGTCCGACGACGACGGACTCGCCCTCGGTGTCGGTGTAGCCGGTGAAGACCGTGGAGCCGGCGGAGTCGGCCACCTCGCGGTAGGCGGACATGTCGGCGTGGCCGTGCTTCTTGGCCAGGGCGTCGGCCTTGGCGCGCTCCCGCTGCTCCTTCATCAGGCGGCGGAAGCCCTCCTCGTCCACCGAAAGGCCCTGTTCGGCGGCCATTTCGAGGGTGAGGTCGATGGGGAAGCCCCAGGTGTCGTGGAGCAGGAACGCCTTGTCGCCGGAGAGCACCTTGCCGCCGGAGGACTTGGTCTCGCTGACGGCGGTGTCCAGGATGTTGGTGCCGGCCTTGAGCGTCTTGAGGAAGGCGGCCTCCTCGGCGAGGGCGACCGTCTCGATGCGCTTGCGGTCCTCCAGCAGCTCCGGGTACTGCTGCCCCATCGTCTTGATGACGACGTCGAGCAGGTCGGCGACGACCGGGCCGGTGGCGCCGAGCAGCCGCATGTTGCGGATGGCGCGGCGCATGATGCGGCGCAGGACGTAGCCACGGCCTTCGTTGCCGGGGGTGACGCCGTCACCGATGAGCATCGTGGAGGTACGCATGTGGTCGGCGACCACGCGCAGCGACACGTCGGTGTCCCGGCCCGTGCCGTAGGCGACACCGGTGAGGTCGGTGGCCTTGTCGATGACCACGCGCAGGGTGTCGGTCTCGTACATGTTCTGGACGCCCTGGAGGATCATCGCCAGGCGTTCCAGGCCGAGGCCGGTGTCGATGTTCTTGCTGGGCAGCTCGCCGAGGATCTCGAAGTCCTCCTTGCCCAGGCCCGCACCGCGCTCGTACTGCATGAAGACCAGGTTCCAGATCTCCACGTAGCGCTCGTCGTTGACGGCCGGGCCGCCCTCGGCGCCGAACT
Encoded proteins:
- the alaS gene encoding alanine--tRNA ligase; this translates as MESAEIRRRWLRFFEERGHTVVPSASLIADDPTLLLVPAGMVPFKPYFLGEVKPPFQRATSVQKCVRTPDIEEVGKTTRHGTFFQMCGNFSFGDYFKEGAIKYAWELLTSSVADGGYGLDPERLWITVYLDDDEAERIWHEVVGVPKERIQRLGKKENYWSMGVPGPCGPCSEINYDRGPEFGAEGGPAVNDERYVEIWNLVFMQYERGAGLGKEDFEILGELPSKNIDTGLGLERLAMILQGVQNMYETDTLRVVIDKATDLTGVAYGTGRDTDVSLRVVADHMRTSTMLIGDGVTPGNEGRGYVLRRIMRRAIRNMRLLGATGPVVADLLDVVIKTMGQQYPELLEDRKRIETVALAEEAAFLKTLKAGTNILDTAVSETKSSGGKVLSGDKAFLLHDTWGFPIDLTLEMAAEQGLSVDEEGFRRLMKEQRERAKADALAKKHGHADMSAYREVADSAGSTVFTGYTDTEGESVVVGLVVNGLSAPAAHEGDDIEVVLDRTPFYAEGGGQLADTGRIKLDNGAVIEVRDVQQPVPGVIVHKGTVQVGEVVLGAAAYAAIDVRRRRAIARAHSATHLTHQALRDALGPTAAQAGSENSPGRFRFDFGSPTAVPGTVLTDVEQKINEVLSRELDVHAEVMSMEEAKKQGAIAEFGEKYGDRVRVVTIGDFSKELCGGTHVHNTAQLGLVKLLGESSIGSGVRRVEALVGVDAYKFLAREHTVVSQLTELVKGRPDELPEKISGVLAKLKEAEKEIERFRAEKVLQAAAGLAAGAKDVRGLALVAAQVPEGTSADDLRKLVLDVRGRIPGDRPAVVALFTVANGRPLTVIATNEAARERGVKAGDLVRTAAKTLGGGGGGKPDVAQGGGQNAAAVPEAIEAVERLVAEAA
- the ruvX gene encoding Holliday junction resolvase RuvX, translating into MRRGRRLAIDVGDARIGVASCDPDGVLATPVETVPGRDVPSAHRRLKAIVEEYEPIEVVVGLPRSLNGGEGPAAAKVRAFAQEMAKGIAPVAVRLVDERMTTVTATQGLRASGVRSKKGRSVVDQAAAVVILQSALETERVSGRPPGESVEVVI